A genomic region of Blattabacterium cuenoti contains the following coding sequences:
- the ybeY gene encoding rRNA maturation RNase YbeY encodes MINFFYEISNFSITNRSLFIQTIYLILRNEGKGVGNINYIFCNDHYLLNINQKYLQKDFYTDVIAFAYSSTNHPNNISGDVFISIDRVLENSKQWNQLFQVELKRVMIHALLHFLGYDDRINEKLMKKKEEFYLILFQF; translated from the coding sequence ATGATTAATTTTTTTTACGAAATTTCTAACTTCTCTATTACAAATAGATCTCTTTTTATTCAAACAATCTATCTTATATTAAGAAATGAAGGAAAAGGAGTTGGTAATATTAATTACATTTTTTGTAATGATCATTACCTTTTAAATATAAATCAAAAATATCTACAAAAAGATTTTTATACAGATGTCATCGCTTTTGCTTACTCTTCTACTAATCATCCTAATAATATATCCGGAGATGTTTTTATTAGCATAGATCGTGTTTTAGAGAATTCTAAACAATGGAATCAACTTTTTCAAGTTGAGTTAAAAAGAGTTATGATACATGCTTTATTGCATTTTTTGGGATATGATGATCGAATAAATGAAAAACTAATGAAGAAAAAAGAGGAGTTTTATTTAATTTTATTTCAATTTTGA